From a region of the Acanthochromis polyacanthus isolate Apoly-LR-REF ecotype Palm Island chromosome 3, KAUST_Apoly_ChrSc, whole genome shotgun sequence genome:
- the rasd3 gene encoding RASD family member 3, which translates to MERSYKYSLTLSGLRPAAAVCFQLSMSLSVSPNTVRVVFLGAAGVGKSALIRRFLHDRFEHKYTRTVEELHVLEYDTAGCGKMRLEILDTSGSYSFPAMRELCIRHSDAFALVYAVDDPGSFEEVRRLRDEILELRGGKSAPITVVGSKADLTEAEGRVLQAGEAMSTVEGEWLADFVEASARTGANTLRVFGSMLQQVNLPHRLSPAVRRRRDTEPRAGGKRRAPLRKNNSCIHS; encoded by the coding sequence ATGGAGAGGAGCTATAAATACTCATTGACGCTCTCAGGACTCAGACCAGCAGCAGCTGTCTGCTTTCAGCTCAGCATGTCTCTGTCGGTGAGTCCCAACACGGTGCGCGTGGTGTTCCTCGGGGCTGCAGGCGTCGGTAAGAGCGCGCTCATCCGTCGTTTCCTCCACGACCGCTTCGAGCACAAATACACGCGCACCGTGGAGGAGCTCCACGTGCTGGAGTACGACACCGCTGGATGTGGGAAGATGCGTCTGGAGATCCTGGACACGAGCGGCAGCTACTCGTTCCCGGCCATGCGGGAGCTCTGCATCCGACACAGCGACGCCTTCGCCCTGGTGTACGCGGTGGACGACCCCGGCTCCTTCGAGGAGGTGCGGCGGCTCCGCGACGAGATCCTGGAGCTGCGGGGCGGCAAGAGCGCGCCCATCACGGTGGTGGGGAGTAAAGCAGATCTGACGGAGGCCGAGGGTCGTGTGCTGCAGGCTGGGGAAGCCATGAGCACGGTGGAGGGGGAGTGGTTGGCTGACTTCGTGGAAGCGTCGGCGCGCACAGGTGCGAACACATTGCGGGTGTTCGGCTCGATGCTGCAGCAGGTGAACTTGCCGCACCGGCTGAGTCCTGCGGTGCGGAGACGCAGAGACACGGAGCCCAGAGCAGGAGGGAAGAGGAGAGCTCCTCTGAGGAAGAACAACAGCTGCATCCACTCATAG